A segment of the uncultured Methanobrevibacter sp. genome:
ATGAGCTATGTTCATAAGAACAAATCTAAAGACCTCTTTATTTTTTCCACTAAGATCTTGCAAATCATCTATGTCATAATCATCCATGTAATATAATACCATTTCCTTAAAGAGATCTAAAGGTAAATGATTCCTTCTCATTTCCTCATCATCAGTATCAGCATCATCACTAGGCTTAGTTGGAACTTCTTTATCTCTCAGTCTGCTCCTGATTGATTCAGTTAGTTCATTAGCCCTATCAATGCAGTCATTGAGTTCTAATATTTCAGCATCTAAAATATTTCTATTCTGTTCGATTGCAACCTGGCAGCCCAACTCATAAAGTTCCCTGTTGGTCATCCCAGATAATTCTTTAGCTCTTACTGCCATACCTTTATCCGCCTTGATGTGGAAATCCTGTTTTTCAGCCATCATAACCGCCTCCACATAAAGCCCTCAAATTATTGCAATTACTAACTAACGCAAATAAAATATATTTATCTTCCATAACTATATCAGAAGATTCTTCATTAATTAATTCCATTCATAACACTTCCATAATTCACATAGAATCGGAAATGCGCAAAAAATAATTTTTTATGTATTACAAAATTTTATATAAAAAATTGCAATTAAGTTTATATATAACTATTTGTATAAATAATTATAAGTTTAAACTTACGTGATATGAAATGATTGCCGTCATTTCATATTTACATACTCGTACTATTTTTTTACACATTTTCAATACTTTAATCCAATGTTGTTTGATTACTGTCTCTTTGCAAACCTTCCTGTATATATCTTGTAATAAGATCAACCTCTTTGGTCTGAGTTTTCCTGGCATGAACTTCAAATTCAATTGCCAACTCTTCTGAAATTCTAAATGATTTTTGCTTAGTATTTGGCATGAATATCACTCACTCCAATATATAACGTTATTTTTAGAATTACTACTATATAAATAGATAGCAAAATAACAACTTATTTTTTTATTTTATTTGTATTATATTATATTATTTTATTATATTAACATAATAATAATTTGTATTGTAGTTACAAAATTACAATTGTAAAATTACCAAAAAATTATTATATCGATTTTTTCGCGGAAAATTTTTTTCGGGTTTTGAGTGAAAAGTTTACAATGAAACAGTCCACGCGGGAGTCCATAACGTGGACTGTAGTCCATACATCCATCCATATGGACACCCCTAAAAAATGTGTACCCCCCGAAAATTGCGTAGATTCTGAAAAGATAACAATGTTATATGCGCCGGACTATATTCGCAGGCAGCAATTTTTTAAGAATTTCTGAAAAAACAGTCCACAAGTATGTCCATAGACAGTCCATAACATAGTCCATAGTTAGTCCATAGCTATGGACACCCTAAAAAAAGAAGCTCAAATTGGCCTCAGATTTCAGATACATATGGGGTATACCTGATTTGGTATTGTCCATTAGTCCATCCATCCATCCATCAGTCCATTTGCAGTCCACATCAAAGTCCATCCATTACCATGTCCATAAACAGTCCATCAAGTAGTCCACAATATGTCCATAGTATAGTCCATAGACAGTCCACAACATAGTCCATAATATGTCCATGATATAGTCCACGATTCCATAAATTGTGGATATTAAGTCCATCATCATGTCCATAAGCAGTCCACAAGACAGTCCATAAAGTCCACTATATAGTCCATAGTAAGTCCATTAACATGTCCATAATGAAATAGCTATTTTTATGTAGAATACCATTTATCGACATCAACTCTTTGAGGTTGCTTTTCTGTTGCCAGCTTCTCATATCCTCCGGTAAATGCAACAACACAGTCATCATGTATCGCTTCATTAGGATATGCCGTAACTTTTTCTAGAAATTCCATGGCCCATTTTTTAGTAAACCCTGTTCTATCCTTCCCAACCAGGAAAATTCCGTTAAGTTGGATGTCAGCTGAAACTCTTCTGGCACGGTCAACTTTATTCTCACGTGAATTTCCAGTTCCTGTGGTAAAGCCTCTTCTGTTTAATTCATCAATAACTAACAGGCCAAAGTTCTTACCGGTGGAACCGTCAAGTTCTATATATTGCACATCTGACTTGTCACGTGCTGCAGTATTAACAATCTCATTAATTAAGTTTCTAGATTCCAATTGAAACTCATATGAATCCAGAATGTAGATATTGCCGTTTAAATCTTTAGCTAATAAAACACCTGCAGTATAATCTGGATCATTACCTTTCAATTTGTCATCGTTGAGAACTTCAGTTGCAGCAAGATCCCAATATCTGATAATCCGGATAATAGGAATTTTCATAAACTCGTCATGAGAGATCAGGTGGAAATCTGACTCATCAAATAATTCACCTTTAACTGAAGCATACCAGTTACCGTTCATTAACTGCTCACGTGTAACTCTATCTAAGCCCATAAGATATTCTTCATAGTCATTTGTATCTAAATATACATTATCTAAATAGCTGGAGCTAATAAAACGAATTTGGGATTTGTCCTGAATATCCTTATCTATCTTTTCGATGAATCTTTCACGCACCCATTTATTCCCACGCTTACCTGGATTACTGGATGCCATCAGCTGAGTTGGAAGTTTATTGTCTTTAGTTTTCCTGACACGTGAACGCATGTAAATATATT
Coding sequences within it:
- a CDS encoding phage terminase large subunit, whose product is MYNENNEFYLGARDKAILQKCVYENPYIPFKPFVKQAEMILATEKEVLIGGAAGGSKSTSLLMRALFYVQDDVNEYHALILRRTLSDLKRKGALIHKASQWLNRKEIQRDPAIRPKWDGTEHSWTFPNGNSLTFGYLRNVNDLDTYQGSEYQFIGIDELTQLERFKYIYMRSRVRKTKDNKLPTQLMASSNPGKRGNKWVRERFIEKIDKDIQDKSQIRFISSSYLDNVYLDTNDYEEYLMGLDRVTREQLMNGNWYASVKGELFDESDFHLISHDEFMKIPIIRIIRYWDLAATEVLNDDKLKGNDPDYTAGVLLAKDLNGNIYILDSYEFQLESRNLINEIVNTAARDKSDVQYIELDGSTGKNFGLLVIDELNRRGFTTGTGNSRENKVDRARRVSADIQLNGIFLVGKDRTGFTKKWAMEFLEKVTAYPNEAIHDDCVVAFTGGYEKLATEKQPQRVDVDKWYST